A region of the Flavobacteriaceae bacterium MAR_2010_188 genome:
ATCCGCCATCTCCTCCAAACCAGTCACTGAATGAGTTAGAACCTTGATTGGCTTCAAGCTTAATTTGGGTACCATTGTCTTGCGCTCCACCTGCAAAGGATTCGAAACCATCGGAACTTGTATCTAGTGTGCCATAATAAAATTGAATGGTGCTGTATCCTTTATTTCTTTCTTGAATTGCGCTTGTACTAGTTGATGCTTCTGCAATGTTATTTGTATAATAGATTCCTCCATCATTACCGAAAACAATTTGTTCTTCCTTACCCGGTCTAAAAACCACCGCGTGGTGATCGGCATGTACAACAGAGACAGTGACATTAGACAAAGTTGAAGCATTGGTCCACTTGCTCAATTGGGTCCAATTAGTTCCGTTATCGGCAGTTTTGAAAAGGTTAATCCCGCCAACGTATAAATTATCTTTAGAATCTGCTTCAATTACTAGATTGTAAAAAGCTTGACTCCTAGTATAATCAGCGTCTGGGACACCTGCATCTGGGTCAGCAGGTTCATCCATTACGGTAAATGTTTTAAATCCGTCTGTACTTTTAAAAAGATCAACTTTGTTACTAATATCTGCAGCAATCCACATTTTGTTAGGATCCGTAGAAGAAATTTCTAATTCTGTCCTTCTTGCATTTGGGATGGTGTTGATCAAGGTGAAATTAGTTCCGTCGGTAGATTTATAGATGCTCCCACCCAAGGTACCATCTAAATCCCTTGTGGTAGTAATCCAGACATTATTGTCGGTATCGATTTCTATATCATTTGGATTTATAAATCTTCCGTTGCTACCTTTAATATCTAAGCGAGTCCAGCTTGCGCCGTTATCAGTAGACTTAATAACACCCATCGCGTTCCAGCCCATAGTTTGTCTTGGAGAATCTGCATATTTAAATAGGGCAGTAGAAACGGCCGCATAGATTTCAGTAGTATTACCAACATCCCTTGTAACTAAATCATTGATATAAAAAACACCTTCAACATGAATCCCGGAAATACCTGAATAACCTCCAACAATCTTGGTCCAGCTGCTTCCACCATTAGTCGATTTCCAGATTCCGCTACCAACGGCATCGCCACTAGTGTAGGATTCTCCGGTACCGATGTACATGATATTAGAGTTGTTTGGATCATACGTAATAACGCTGACTGATAAAGAACCATCGATGCCGGCAACTAATTTCCAAGTTGAATTGGCATTGGTAATGTCGTCATTCACCCAAAGTCCGCCAGCAACACCGCCAGCAAATACCCTATTTTTATCAGCATCATTAGGGTCAAACATAATTCCTCTAGTTCTTCCGCCTTCATCATTTGGGCCTCTGTCAATCCATGGAGATTCGGCATCACCTGCACCTCTACTCACATCACGAGCTGCATCCAATTGATTTTTTATTTTTTCCAATCTTTCTGGCATAGGTCGACCAGTTTGCGGATCCATAGTAAATTCGAACAGTTGTTCGTTATATTTATTTGGCGGTAATCCTTGATTATAACGCTCCGCTTTAGATAAATTTTGAGTGTTCTTAAAAGGACTATTTGCTAAAGAAGTAAGATGAGAATCCCTTAAAATTTCAGTCTGGGTCAAGGGTTTTGATTCTTCTGATGGAAGAAAAAAGGCAAGGGCGGTTAGTGCGACGATCGCTAGTGCGCCAAAGAGGGTAGATAAATGTTTCATATAGATTTGGGGGATTATATGGTATTTCCTTTTAGTTTTTTATAGGTGAATAATGCATTACTATCCGACAGCCTTGAGATGTAGGTGCATATGTTCAAGACATTTCGGTATAGCGCATTTTCGGTTAAGTTTATTTTTTTGTTATATAGGTTTAATATTAGCTTGTCGTAATTAGTGGTTTTATTATTAGTATAATTTTGAAATGCAGTAAGGTAGATGTCTAATAGACCTTGCAAAACTTCATAGCCTGCAATCTCTTTATATACTACTTCTTCTGACTGGTATATATTCTCAACACTCACTTTAATGATATCATTTATTTGAGCGCTGTATTTGCTGTTCTGAAGTAATGATGTAGAAAATGAACCGTCCAAAATCCGACTTTCATTCTGCATAAAAATTTCTACAGCTTCATTTATGAGCGTGTTTATGGAAAGTGCCCTTAAATAGCTGACCCTATCCTTAGTGGTTGAAAGCTCATTGTATTTTTTTGTGTTTATGGAGTTTCTTACGAGATTGATCAAGTATTCTAGCGCAAACTCTTCATCAATTAGCCCTAGATTGATTCCATCTTCAAAATCGATGATGGTATAACAGATATCGTCGGCGGCTTCAACTAGAAACGTAAGTGGGTGTCTATAAAATTTTTGAGTATCGTCCTCATCATCATTCACCAACCCAAGTTCTTGGGCTACATCGATAAAGGCATTTTTTTCAGATTGAAAAAAACCATATTTCTTATCTGCAACGTGTGAGGTAGGTTTAACAGGAAGTGATTCTTTAGGATATTTCATAAATGTTCCCAAAGTGGCGTAGCTTAAACGCAATCCGCCTTCTACACCTGGTCTATTTTCGGTCAAGATTTTAAAGCCATTTGCGTTTCCCTCAAAAGAACACAAATCCTCAAATTCCTTTTCGGTTAGTTCGTCTTTGAAAATCTTTCCATTAACTGATTTAAAATAATCACCAATTGCCTTTTCTCCGGAATGGCCAAAGGGTGGGTTTCCGATATCATGGGCTAAAGAAGCGGCGGCTACAATGGCGCCAAAGTCATTTGACTTATAACCGTGAATATTTTCTAAATGTGGATATTTTTCAAGAATCCTTTGCCCAACTTGTCTTCCTAGCGATCTTCCTACAACACTAACTTCTAAACTATGGGTAAGGCGAGTGTGTACAAAATCCGTTTGGGAAAGGGGAATAACCTGGGTCTTGTCTTGTAAACTTCTAAACTCCGAAGAGAAGATAATCCTGTCATAATCTACCTCAAAGCCAAGACGCGTTTCATCCTGCTCCTTACGAAGCCGTTTGTTGGTGTCTCCAAAGCGTTTTAATGAAAGTAAATCTTCCCAGTTCATTATGTTGATTTTCGTCAGGCAAGATAGACAATAAATCGACATTTCAAAAGAAAATTTGCATTTAATCGGGAAAATGTGCAGATAATCTATGTTTTCCTACAAAAAACCTCATAACATTAGCGTAACCTTATAGTGATAAAGTGTTAACCTGTGATTAACGTTGTCTTTACTTGTTGGTGGTTTCTTTGCACCGTTAATCAACATGATATAATGAAGACCTGTTTATATATATTTTTTCTTTCGATTACCACTTTCTTTTATGGTCAGCAGAC
Encoded here:
- a CDS encoding dGTPase, whose product is MNWEDLLSLKRFGDTNKRLRKEQDETRLGFEVDYDRIIFSSEFRSLQDKTQVIPLSQTDFVHTRLTHSLEVSVVGRSLGRQVGQRILEKYPHLENIHGYKSNDFGAIVAAASLAHDIGNPPFGHSGEKAIGDYFKSVNGKIFKDELTEKEFEDLCSFEGNANGFKILTENRPGVEGGLRLSYATLGTFMKYPKESLPVKPTSHVADKKYGFFQSEKNAFIDVAQELGLVNDDEDDTQKFYRHPLTFLVEAADDICYTIIDFEDGINLGLIDEEFALEYLINLVRNSINTKKYNELSTTKDRVSYLRALSINTLINEAVEIFMQNESRILDGSFSTSLLQNSKYSAQINDIIKVSVENIYQSEEVVYKEIAGYEVLQGLLDIYLTAFQNYTNNKTTNYDKLILNLYNKKINLTENALYRNVLNICTYISRLSDSNALFTYKKLKGNTI
- a CDS encoding Por secretion system C-terminal sorting domain-containing protein encodes the protein MKHLSTLFGALAIVALTALAFFLPSEESKPLTQTEILRDSHLTSLANSPFKNTQNLSKAERYNQGLPPNKYNEQLFEFTMDPQTGRPMPERLEKIKNQLDAARDVSRGAGDAESPWIDRGPNDEGGRTRGIMFDPNDADKNRVFAGGVAGGLWVNDDITNANSTWKLVAGIDGSLSVSVITYDPNNSNIMYIGTGESYTSGDAVGSGIWKSTNGGSSWTKIVGGYSGISGIHVEGVFYINDLVTRDVGNTTEIYAAVSTALFKYADSPRQTMGWNAMGVIKSTDNGASWTRLDIKGSNGRFINPNDIEIDTDNNVWITTTRDLDGTLGGSIYKSTDGTNFTLINTIPNARRTELEISSTDPNKMWIAADISNKVDLFKSTDGFKTFTVMDEPADPDAGVPDADYTRSQAFYNLVIEADSKDNLYVGGINLFKTADNGTNWTQLSKWTNASTLSNVTVSVVHADHHAVVFRPGKEEQIVFGNDGGIYYTNNIAEASTSTSAIQERNKGYSTIQFYYGTLDTSSDGFESFAGGAQDNGTQIKLEANQGSNSFSDWFGGDGGYTEINGEHGYMIQSYYYNDHRFVNYPEITQTYKLATTRTNGTYNGNFINIAELDKNLDIFYSNASNGSTYQIEKISNFVAGSTGIKTEFITNPLLNSAPSAMKISPYGLTTSNLYIGTKTGKLLKVIGGTTNAWTDITGPAFVGSISDIEFGKGESEIFLTMHNYGVKNIWHSADAGATWRSIEGNLPDLPVKCILQNPLSPEEVIIGTDLGIWKTTDFTVANPTWIQSYNGMRDVTVVDLDLRPSDNLILATTHGRGFFTSHFSSSSLGIADLKKDKNNIKLFPTISNGSVFLQSNKITGEAKIEVYNLTGKKLYTVDKQLSYRKIQLKTNLSSGMYLVNISVDNYMETKRMIVH